One region of Citrus sinensis cultivar Valencia sweet orange chromosome 6, DVS_A1.0, whole genome shotgun sequence genomic DNA includes:
- the LOC102608056 gene encoding AAA-ATPase At3g28580-like: protein MMGEAWDSLGSTLATFMFVFAMFKQHIPRQAWYFLEKHCHKLVSLFNPYLEITLYEFSSNNFLRNKAYCEIQSYLSGREETSLHASRFKADVINDSRRTALSMEDYEEVSDEYKGVRVWWVLGKKVPRTPVVSFYRGSYDERHYTLTFHKRYQELITGDYVNHVLEEGKAIAVRNWQRKLYKNVPSRAWYENKWSHVYFEHPATFDTLAMASKKKEAIKKDLIKFTEGKEYYAEIEKAWKRGYLLFGPPGTGKSTMIAGMANYLNYDVYDLELTSVENNNELRSLLVNISSKSIIVIEDIDCSLDLSGKRKENEEEEEVKEEKNSVKNVGQRRKKKSNVTLSGLLNCIGGLWSTCGGERIIVFTTNHVDKLDPALIRRGRMDKHIEMPYCCFEAFKVLAKNYLEIESHELFHEIGSLLGETDITPADVAENLMPKSDEDDAGTCLKNLIEALKAAKERAKKNAGEEAELKAEEANGSIAKGNASN from the coding sequence ATGATGGGAGAGGCATGGGACAGTCTAGGCTCAACTCTAGCAACTTTCATGTTTGTGTTTGCAATGTTCAAGCAGCACATCCCTAGACAAGCTTGGTACTTTCTTGAAAAACATTGTCACAAATTGGTGAGTTTGTTCAATCCATATCTCGAAATTACATTGTATGAATTCTCCAGTAACAATTTCCTGCGCAACAAGGCCTACTGTGAGATACAATCTTACCTCAGTGGCAGGGAAGAGACCTCTCTTCATGCCTCACGGTTTAAAGCTGATGTTATTAACGATAGCCGGCGTACAGCCCTTAGCATGGAGGATTATGAGGAGGTTTCTGATGAGTACAAGGGTGTCAGAGTTTGGTGGGTGCTGGGGAAGAAAGTTCCACGTACACCTGTGGTTTCTTTTTACCGGGGGAGTTATGATGAGAGGCATTACACACTTACATTTCATAAGAGGTACCAGGAGCTTATCACTGGGGATTATGTGAATCATGTTTTGGAAGAAGGAAAGGCCATTGCCGTGAGAAACTGGCAAAGGAAGCTGTACAAGAACGTGCCTAGCCGAGCTTGGTATGAAAATAAGTGGAGTCATGTTTACTTTGAGCATCCTGCTACTTTTGATACTTTGGCCATGgcatcaaagaagaaagaagcgATCAAGAAAGATTTGATTAAGTTCACTGAGGGGAAAGAGTATTATGCGGAAATTGAGAAAGCTTGGAAGAGGGGTTACCTTCTGTTTGGTCCTCCGGGGACAGGGAAATCGACTATGATTGCTGGTATGGCTAATTATCTGAACTATGATGTGTATGATCTTGAGCTTACGAGTGTGGAGAATAACAATGAGTTGAGGTCTCTTTTGGTCAATATTTCGAGCAAGTCTATTATTGTTATAGAGGATATTGATTGCTCGCTTGATCTTTCGGGCAAAcgcaaagaaaatgaagaggaagaggaggtaaaagaagagaagaattCAGTGAAAAATGTGGGACAgagaaggaagaagaaaagcaatgTAACATTATCAGGGCTTTTGAATTGCATTGGTGGTCTTTGGTCTACTTGTGGGGGAGAAAGGATTATTGTGTTCACTACAAATCACGTTGATAAACTTGATCCTGCTTTGATAAGGAGAGGGAGAATGGATAAGCACATTGAAATGCCCTATTGTTGCTTTGAAGCATTCAAGGTGCTAGCCAAGAACTACTTGGAAATTGAGTCGCATGAGTTGTTCCATGAAATTGGCAGCTTGTTGGGTGAAACCGATATTACTCCTGCTGATGTTGCGGAGAATTTGATGCCGAAGTCTGATGAGGATGATGCAGGGACTTGTTTGAAGAATCTGATTGAAGCTCTTAAGGCGGCGAAGGAGAGGGCAAAGAAAAATGCTGGGGAAGAAGCAGAGCTGAAGGCAGAGGAGGCAAATGGATCCATTGCTAAAGGGAACGCAAGCAATTAG
- the LOC102614646 gene encoding AAA-ATPase ASD, mitochondrial-like: MESKDLFTSLGSIIASGMFLWAMFQQYFPYELRHNIEKYSQRLVSFFYPYVQITFNEFTGDRFMRSEAYSAIENYLSSKSSTQAKRLKADIIKNSSQSLVLSMDDHEEVADEFQGIKLWWSSGKHISKSQVFSFYPATDEKRYYKLTFHKRHRDLILGPYLVSVLKEGREIKVRNRMRKLYTNNGSNWVHVVFEHPATFQTLAMEPAEKKEIIDDLIAFSKSEDFYARIGRAWKRGYLLYGPPGTGKSTMIAAMANLLGYDLYDLELTAVKDNTELRKLLIETSSKSIIVIEDIDCSLDLTGQRRKKKEKKEDEGNDKDPRQKLGKEERETNNSQVTLSGLLNFIDGLWSACGGERLIVFTTNYIEKLDPALIRKGRMDKHIELSHCSYEAFKVLSKNYLNIESHNLFDKIGELLGEAKMTPADVAEHLMPKTFPADIEFSLRSLNQALELAKEEARRVKVDDKEANENESLGKEEAKEEEK; encoded by the coding sequence ATGGAATCCAAAGACTTGTTTACTAGTCTTGGTTCCATAATTGCCAGTGGAATGTTTCTCTGGGCAATGTTTCAGCAGTATTTCCCTTATGAACTTCGACACAACATTGAAAAATACTCTCAAAGATTGGTCAGTTTCTTCTACCCTTACGTCCAAATCACCTTCAATGAGTTCACAGGTGACCGGTTCATGCGTAGTGAAGCTTATTCTGCAATTGAGAATTACCTCAGCTCCAAGTCATCTACACAAGCAAAGAGACTCAAGGCTGATATAATCAAAAACAGCAGCCAGTCACTTGTGCTAAGCATGGACGACCATGAAGAAGTTGCTGATGAATTCCAAGGAATCAAACTCTGGTGGAGCTCGGGCAAACACATATCTAAGTCTCAGGTATTTTCTTTCTATCCGGCAACAGATGAGAAGAGATACTACAAGCTAACTTTCCATAAACGTCACCGTGATTTAATCTTAGGTCCATACTTGGTTAGTGTACTTAAAGAAGGCAGGGAAATCAAGGTGAGAAATAGGATGAGAAAGCTTTATACAAATAATGGTTCAAATTGGGTTCATGTAGTTTTCGAACACcctgcaacatttcaaacactTGCTATGGAACCTGCAGAGAAGAAGgaaattattgatgatttgatCGCATTTAGTAAGTCTGAGGACTTTTATGCAAGAATTGGGAGGGCTTGGAAAAGAGGGTATCTCTTGTATGGCCCTCCGGGGACCGGTAAGTCCACTATGATAGCTGCCATGGCCAATCTTTTAGGCTATGATCTTTATGATCTTGAATTAACTGCCGTGAAGGACAACACTGAGTTAAGGAAGCTGTTGATTGAGACATCAAGCAAGTCTATTATAGTAATCGAGGACATCGATTGCTCGCTAGATTTGACCGGGcaaagaaggaagaaaaaggagaaaaaagagGATGAGGGGAACGACAAGGATCCGCGGCAGAAGCttggaaaagaagaaagagaaacgAATAACAGTCAGGTTACTCTTTCGGGGCTACTGAATTTCATTGATGGTTTGTGGTCAGCTTGTGGTGGTGAAAGGCTAATTGTGTTTACTACTAATTACATTGAGAAGCTTGATCCTGCTTTAATCCGTAAAGGAAGAATGGACAAGCATATAGAGTTGTCGCATTGTAGCTACGAAGCATTCAAGGTTCTTTCTAAGAACTATCTCAATATTGAGTCACATAACTTGTTTGACAAGATTGGCGAATTGTTAGGGGAAGCAAAGATGACACCAGCTGATGTTGCTGAGCATTTGATGCCGAAAACGTTTCCTGCTGATATTGAATTTAGCCTTAGAAGCTTGAACCAGGCTTTGGAATTGGCAAAAGAAGAGGCGAGAAGGGTGAAAGTTGATGATAAAGAAGCAAATGAGAACGAGTCATTGGGTAAGGAAGaagcaaaagaagaagagaagtaA